In Lysobacter firmicutimachus, one genomic interval encodes:
- a CDS encoding amidohydrolase family protein, translating into MIRTLSPSAVAPRRGRTRLALALCLIGGFGGNALAAETVRYLALVDGGKQAGQQVVTRADDGTTTVDFVFKDNGRGPELKETYTLAEDGTYRSYKVTGLETFGAKVDESFRRDGDKAVWKSTSDSGEMQVQGTGLYSPLGGTPAGYSVALQALAKRKDGSLPLLPNGSLSLRKLDEAEVSRDGRSQKVELYAVNGAGFSPDFVWATSGAQPRLFASIYPGFLQLIEDGWQGNAAALEARQKAAEGKLLVDLRKQLGMPLRGSSVIRNVRVFDSEHARLGEATDVVIADGKIVSIGKAADQGKYDRVIDGAGRSLLPGLFDMHGHVSRWDGGLNIAAGVTTVRDMGNDNASLQQIIGEIRDGALMSPNVVPAGFIEGESNYSARNGFVIKNLDEAKKAVDWYAAHGYPQIKIYNSFPKDALRDTVAYAHGKGLRVSGHVPAFMRAQDVADQGFDEIQHINQLMLNFFIDDKTDTRTLQRFYLVADKTAALDLDSKPVQDFIAMLAKKQIAIDPTLATFEFLHQRNGELWPGFAEVAEHLPPDVQRARRAAELDIPDDATAARYRQSYDKLVEFVGRAYQAGVPLLAGTDEVPGFTLQHELALYVRAGLTPAQALQVATWNAAKVARVLDDRGSIAPGKRADLLLVDGDPTRNIGDIRKIALVVQGDTGYYPSEIYKALGVRAFAEPAKISH; encoded by the coding sequence ATGATCCGAACGCTTTCCCCGTCCGCCGTTGCGCCGCGTCGCGGTCGTACCCGGTTAGCCCTCGCGCTGTGCCTGATCGGCGGTTTCGGCGGCAACGCGCTGGCCGCCGAGACCGTGCGCTACCTGGCCCTGGTCGACGGCGGCAAGCAGGCCGGCCAGCAGGTAGTGACCCGCGCCGACGACGGCACCACCACGGTCGATTTCGTGTTCAAGGACAACGGCCGCGGCCCCGAGCTCAAGGAAACCTACACCCTGGCCGAGGACGGCACCTACCGCAGCTACAAGGTGACCGGCCTGGAAACCTTCGGCGCCAAGGTCGACGAGAGCTTCCGCCGAGACGGCGACAAGGCGGTATGGAAATCGACGTCCGACTCGGGCGAGATGCAGGTCCAGGGCACCGGGCTGTATTCGCCGCTGGGCGGCACCCCGGCCGGCTATTCGGTGGCGTTGCAGGCGCTGGCCAAGCGCAAGGACGGCAGCCTGCCGCTGCTGCCCAACGGCAGCCTGAGCCTGCGCAAGCTCGACGAGGCCGAGGTCAGCCGCGACGGGCGCAGCCAGAAAGTGGAGCTGTACGCGGTCAACGGCGCCGGCTTCTCGCCGGACTTCGTCTGGGCCACCAGCGGCGCGCAGCCGCGCCTGTTCGCCTCGATCTACCCCGGCTTCCTGCAGTTGATCGAGGACGGCTGGCAGGGCAACGCCGCGGCGCTGGAGGCGCGGCAGAAGGCCGCCGAGGGCAAGTTGCTGGTCGACCTGCGCAAGCAACTGGGCATGCCGCTGCGCGGTTCCAGCGTGATCCGCAACGTGCGCGTGTTCGACAGCGAACACGCGCGCCTGGGCGAGGCCACCGACGTGGTGATCGCCGACGGCAAGATCGTCTCGATCGGCAAGGCCGCCGACCAGGGCAAGTACGACCGGGTCATCGACGGCGCCGGCCGCAGCCTGCTGCCGGGCCTGTTCGACATGCACGGCCACGTGTCGCGCTGGGACGGCGGGCTCAACATCGCCGCCGGCGTGACCACCGTGCGCGACATGGGCAACGACAACGCGTCCCTGCAGCAGATCATCGGCGAGATCCGCGACGGGGCGCTGATGTCGCCGAACGTGGTTCCGGCCGGCTTCATCGAGGGCGAGAGCAACTACTCCGCGCGCAACGGCTTCGTGATCAAGAACCTGGACGAAGCCAAGAAGGCGGTGGACTGGTACGCCGCGCACGGCTATCCGCAGATCAAGATCTACAACTCGTTCCCGAAGGATGCGCTGCGCGACACCGTGGCCTATGCGCACGGCAAGGGGCTGCGCGTCAGCGGCCACGTGCCGGCGTTCATGCGCGCCCAGGACGTCGCCGACCAGGGCTTCGACGAGATCCAGCACATCAACCAGCTGATGCTGAACTTCTTCATCGACGACAAGACCGACACCCGTACCCTGCAGCGCTTCTACCTGGTCGCCGACAAGACCGCGGCGCTGGACCTGGATTCCAAGCCGGTGCAGGACTTCATCGCCATGCTGGCGAAGAAGCAGATCGCGATCGACCCGACCCTGGCCACGTTCGAGTTCCTGCACCAGCGCAACGGCGAGTTGTGGCCGGGCTTCGCCGAAGTCGCCGAGCACCTGCCGCCGGACGTGCAGCGCGCGCGCCGCGCCGCCGAGCTGGACATTCCCGACGACGCCACCGCGGCGCGCTACCGCCAGTCCTACGACAAGCTGGTCGAGTTCGTCGGCCGCGCCTACCAGGCCGGCGTGCCGCTGCTGGCCGGCACCGACGAGGTGCCCGGCTTCACCCTGCAGCACGAACTGGCCCTGTACGTGCGCGCCGGGCTGACCCCGGCCCAGGCGCTGCAGGTGGCGACTTGGAATGCGGCCAAGGTCGCGCGGGTACTCGACGACCGCGGCTCGATCGCCCCGGGCAAGCGCGCCGACCTGCTGCTGGTCGACGGCGACCCGACCCGCAACATCGGCGATATCCGGAAGATCGCCCTGGTCGTGCAGGGCGACACCGGCTACTACCCCAGCGAGATCTACAAGGCCCTGGGCGTGCGCGCCTTCGCCGAGCCGGCCAAGATCTCCCACTGA
- a CDS encoding NAD-dependent protein deacetylase, whose product MTADAALPHTDAAQRLRDWLRPHRRVFVLTGAGLSTGSGIPHYRDETGAWQRKPPIEYRAFVGDARARARYWARSFVGWPAFARARPNPGHAALAQWQARTPDTALVTQNVDGLHARAGSRDVIDLHGCLDQVVCLDCGAQRPREAVQAELAARNPDWTGLDAALLPDGDADLEGLAFERFVAPVCEACGGLVKPDVVFFGENVPRPRVAAAQQALAQADAMLVVGSSLMVYSGYRFARAAREAGLPLALLNRGVTRADDIATLKLPADCAATLVAAIGD is encoded by the coding sequence ATGACCGCCGATGCCGCCCTGCCCCACACCGACGCCGCCCAGCGCCTGCGCGATTGGCTGCGCCCGCACCGGCGTGTGTTCGTGCTCACCGGCGCCGGCCTGAGCACCGGTTCGGGGATTCCGCACTACCGCGACGAGACCGGCGCCTGGCAGCGCAAGCCGCCGATCGAGTACCGCGCCTTCGTCGGCGACGCCCGCGCCCGGGCGCGCTATTGGGCGCGCAGCTTCGTCGGCTGGCCGGCGTTCGCGCGCGCCCGGCCCAACCCCGGCCACGCCGCGCTCGCGCAATGGCAGGCGCGCACGCCGGACACGGCCCTGGTGACCCAGAACGTGGACGGCCTGCATGCCCGTGCCGGCAGCCGCGACGTCATCGACCTGCACGGCTGCCTGGACCAGGTCGTGTGCCTGGATTGCGGCGCGCAGCGACCGCGCGAGGCGGTGCAGGCCGAACTGGCCGCGCGCAATCCCGACTGGACCGGGCTGGATGCGGCGCTGCTGCCCGACGGCGACGCCGACCTGGAAGGCTTGGCGTTCGAACGCTTCGTCGCTCCGGTCTGCGAAGCCTGCGGCGGCCTGGTCAAACCCGACGTGGTGTTCTTCGGCGAGAACGTGCCGCGTCCGCGCGTAGCTGCCGCCCAGCAGGCTTTGGCCCAGGCCGATGCGATGCTGGTGGTCGGCTCCTCGCTGATGGTCTATTCCGGGTACCGCTTCGCCCGCGCCGCGCGCGAGGCCGGATTGCCGCTGGCCCTGCTCAACCGCGGCGTCACCCGCGCCGACGACATCGCCACGCTCAAGCTCCCGGCCGATTGCGCGGCGACGCTGGTCGCCGCGATCGGGGATTAG
- a CDS encoding M3 family metallopeptidase, with protein MKHPLALALAVALVATVPGLAHNAQAQTPAAQAVKNDAQSHANPFFQESPLPLQFPQFDKIKDTDFAPAFDRGMAEQLKEIQAIADNPQAPTFDNTILAMERSGRILSRATATFFNLVGTDTNPARQKLQQDYAPKLSAHRDAIALNPKLFERIKTLYGQRESLGLDAEGVRLVERYYTDFVRGGANLSEPQKARLKAINSELAELGAKFSENVLEEVKDSAIVVDSKAELDGLSDERIAAAAEAAKARKLEGKYLLTLLNTTGQPPETDLTNRALREKLHKASVARGSRGNKYDNTAIVSKVVTLRTERAKMMGYPNYAAYVLEDETAKNADAVNKMLGQLAPAAVANAQREAADLQAMIDKEQAAKGEKSFKLEPWDWAFYAEKVRKEKFAFDEAQLKPYFEMKNVLENGVFYAAGQLYGLKFKQRTDLPLYHADTSVYDVYDADGKQLAIFIADMYARDSKRGGAWMNSYVEQSELFGTLPVVANHLNIPKPPAGKPTLMTWDEVTTMFHEFGHALHGMFSNVKYPYFSGTSVPRDFVEFPSQVNEMWADWPSVLANYAKHYQTGEPMPKELLDKVLAASKFNQGFTTTEYLGAAMLDQNWHQLSDASQVPAAKDVMAFEAAALKKDGIAYAPVPPRYRTPYFSHIMGGYAAGYYAYIWSEVLDANTVKWIKQHGGLTRENGDRFRATLLSRGGSKDALQLFRDFSGHEPKIQPLLERRGLTAPAGAAPAQ; from the coding sequence ATGAAGCATCCCCTCGCCCTGGCGCTGGCCGTGGCCCTGGTCGCCACCGTTCCCGGTCTGGCCCACAATGCCCAGGCCCAGACTCCCGCCGCCCAAGCCGTGAAAAACGACGCCCAATCGCACGCCAATCCGTTCTTCCAGGAAAGCCCGCTGCCGCTGCAGTTCCCGCAGTTCGACAAGATCAAGGACACCGACTTCGCGCCGGCCTTCGATCGCGGTATGGCCGAGCAGCTCAAGGAAATCCAGGCGATCGCCGACAATCCGCAGGCGCCGACCTTCGACAACACCATCCTGGCGATGGAGCGCTCCGGCCGCATCCTCAGCCGCGCCACCGCGACCTTCTTCAACCTGGTCGGCACCGACACCAACCCGGCCCGGCAGAAGCTGCAGCAGGATTACGCGCCCAAGCTGTCCGCGCACCGCGACGCGATCGCGCTGAACCCGAAGCTGTTCGAACGCATCAAGACCCTGTACGGCCAGCGCGAATCGCTGGGCCTGGACGCCGAAGGCGTGCGCCTGGTCGAACGCTACTACACCGACTTCGTGCGCGGCGGCGCCAACCTCAGCGAGCCGCAGAAGGCGCGCCTGAAGGCGATCAATTCCGAGCTGGCCGAACTCGGCGCCAAGTTCAGCGAGAACGTGCTCGAGGAAGTGAAGGACTCGGCGATCGTGGTCGACAGCAAGGCCGAACTCGACGGCCTGTCCGACGAACGCATCGCCGCCGCGGCCGAAGCGGCCAAGGCGCGCAAGCTGGAAGGCAAGTACCTGCTGACCCTGCTCAACACCACCGGCCAGCCGCCGGAAACCGACCTGACCAACCGCGCCCTGCGCGAGAAGCTGCACAAGGCTTCGGTCGCGCGCGGCAGCCGCGGCAACAAGTACGACAACACCGCCATCGTCTCCAAGGTCGTCACCCTGCGCACCGAACGCGCCAAGATGATGGGCTACCCGAACTACGCCGCCTACGTGCTCGAGGACGAGACCGCCAAGAACGCCGACGCGGTCAACAAGATGCTCGGCCAGCTGGCCCCGGCCGCGGTCGCCAACGCCCAGCGCGAGGCCGCCGATCTGCAGGCGATGATCGACAAGGAACAGGCCGCCAAGGGCGAGAAGAGCTTCAAGCTCGAGCCCTGGGACTGGGCCTTCTACGCCGAGAAGGTGCGCAAGGAGAAGTTCGCCTTCGACGAGGCCCAGCTCAAGCCCTACTTCGAAATGAAGAACGTGCTCGAGAACGGCGTGTTCTACGCCGCCGGCCAGTTGTACGGTCTGAAGTTCAAGCAGCGCACCGACCTGCCGCTGTACCACGCCGACACCAGCGTTTACGACGTGTACGACGCCGACGGCAAGCAGCTGGCGATCTTCATCGCCGACATGTACGCGCGCGATTCCAAGCGCGGCGGCGCGTGGATGAACTCCTACGTCGAGCAGTCGGAGCTGTTCGGCACCCTGCCGGTCGTGGCCAACCACCTCAACATCCCCAAGCCGCCGGCCGGCAAGCCGACGCTGATGACCTGGGACGAGGTCACCACCATGTTCCACGAGTTCGGCCATGCCCTGCACGGCATGTTCTCGAACGTGAAGTACCCCTACTTCTCCGGCACCAGCGTGCCGCGCGACTTCGTCGAATTCCCGTCGCAGGTCAACGAGATGTGGGCCGACTGGCCGTCGGTGCTGGCCAACTACGCCAAGCACTACCAGACCGGCGAGCCGATGCCGAAGGAGTTGCTGGACAAGGTGCTGGCGGCGTCCAAGTTCAACCAGGGCTTCACCACCACCGAATACCTCGGCGCGGCGATGCTCGACCAGAACTGGCACCAACTCTCCGACGCTTCGCAGGTGCCGGCGGCCAAGGACGTGATGGCGTTCGAAGCCGCGGCGCTGAAGAAGGACGGCATCGCCTACGCGCCGGTGCCGCCGCGTTACCGCACCCCGTACTTCAGCCACATCATGGGCGGCTACGCGGCCGGCTACTACGCCTACATCTGGTCGGAAGTGCTGGACGCCAACACGGTGAAGTGGATCAAGCAGCACGGCGGCCTGACCCGCGAGAACGGCGACCGCTTCCGCGCCACGCTGCTCTCGCGCGGCGGCAGCAAGGACGCGCTGCAGCTGTTCCGCGACTTCTCCGGCCACGAGCCGAAGATCCAGCCGCTGCTGGAGCGTCGCGGCCTGACCGCCCCGGCGGGCGCTGCGCCGGCCCAATAA
- a CDS encoding response regulator transcription factor, with translation MAAIPTVLPGSTGNDRRNERRIAVVERDPALRQQILQSLQTRQFAVLECANATALYRNLLNAPCDIAVIASDLPDDNPRVVAQHLRQHSDIGIVVLDAEGDVCGNAYEEIADACLAKPVDLDRLTSVVTAMHSLQHHMRALPARAGTGAMPDWELAADGWTLRTPDGAAIDLSAPERSVLLRLVNAGAGEHPVSHDSLIGSLTSNVYDFDPHRLEMLIYRLRKKVALMSPLPLPLRAVRGMGYLCTVVRASG, from the coding sequence ATGGCCGCCATTCCCACAGTCCTGCCCGGCAGCACCGGCAACGACCGCCGCAACGAGCGTCGCATCGCGGTGGTCGAACGCGACCCGGCGCTGCGGCAGCAAATCCTGCAATCGCTGCAAACCCGACAGTTCGCCGTGCTCGAATGCGCCAACGCCACGGCCCTGTACCGCAATCTGCTCAACGCTCCGTGCGACATCGCGGTGATCGCCAGCGATCTGCCCGACGACAACCCGCGCGTCGTCGCCCAACACCTGCGCCAGCATTCCGATATCGGCATCGTCGTGCTCGACGCCGAGGGCGATGTCTGCGGCAATGCCTATGAGGAAATCGCCGACGCCTGCCTGGCCAAGCCGGTCGACCTGGACCGGCTGACCTCGGTGGTCACCGCGATGCACAGCCTGCAGCACCACATGCGCGCCCTGCCCGCGCGCGCCGGCACCGGTGCGATGCCGGATTGGGAATTGGCCGCGGACGGCTGGACCCTGCGCACGCCCGACGGCGCGGCGATCGACCTCAGCGCGCCCGAGCGCAGCGTGCTGCTGCGCCTGGTCAACGCCGGCGCCGGAGAGCATCCGGTCTCGCACGACAGTCTGATCGGCTCGCTGACCAGCAACGTCTACGATTTCGATCCGCATCGCCTGGAAATGCTGATCTACCGGCTGCGCAAGAAAGTCGCATTGATGAGCCCGCTGCCGTTGCCGCTGCGTGCGGTGCGCGGCATGGGCTATCTGTGCACGGTGGTTCGCGCTTCCGGCTGA
- a CDS encoding YadA family autotransporter adhesin has product MPDSVVTVPAADAVAASEPSDATGSASTTEAATDQDPWAEPGPLLPLVFDGIPNSSTWNQESFDGGLVSPMSVIQPPPPTSSLPDLNVYLSNWLLGNDYQACGLLGSDCLTIDRANFNYSYLSLILNLIQAPNVADLDGNQPADHLTLIGSVHSDSYIQFQDSNYFGNNNNPSCVIIGLACTWRTNPAQNNQVIIGDGSYANGSNTVVLGTNARHQLPTVSAASAGFTGGPDTNYAARLGNSVVIGDNSFGNADRQTVLGFGATSTHANSVALGAGSSTVIGAQTGYIAFGLAAPQNSAGEVSVGAPGATRKLTNVAAGSVGTDAVNLAQLQGALAGAVADPFAVKYDDLGGAPDLQNVTLQGAGGTTVANLRAGAINSSSTQAVNGSQLFAISQSNAQRLGAGAAVAADGTVTAPNYLVAGTGYDNVGSALAALDNGLAAADAFAVRYDDDGSGNPDYAHVTLRGPAGVGSVLDNLAAGQIAAGSLQAVNGGQLFGVGGSIATVFGGGAAFNAGGSFTAPSYVIAGNPYDNVGDALAALNSGLSTGDAFAVQYDDDGSGTPDYGSITLRGPAGVGSVLDNLAAGQIAAGSLQGVNGGQIFGIGGSIANLFGGGAVFNPGGTFTAPTYLIGGNTYTDVGAALAALNSGLSSGNAFAVQYDDDGSGNPDYGSITLRGPAGTGSVLDNLAGGQIAAGSLQAVNGGQIFAMGNSIASIFGGGSLFAGGVFGAPNFTVQGGTYTNVGAAFAAVDASLTQLNTRIDNLPGPTSPEPRLAIDGTGNASVGAGTRAIAAGASAHAGGRHAVAVGGDAYAAGDNDTAIGGNARVEADGSTALGANSSIAAGATNAVAVGESASATASGAVALGQGAVADRANTVSVGNAGQQRQVVNVAAGTQDHDAVNLAQLRASQSGTVRYDTHVDGSVNTTQVTLNNGGAPVTIRNVRAGTHNSDAVNVQQLNEGINRAINTSNQYTDNWGITLRREIGQLDDKASAGVASAMAVAGLPQAYVPGKSMAAIAASSFRGETGFAIGVSTISEDGRYVYKFSGNSNSEGDVGVTIGAGVMW; this is encoded by the coding sequence ATGCCCGATTCCGTTGTCACGGTGCCGGCGGCCGACGCCGTCGCGGCCAGCGAGCCCAGCGACGCTACGGGCAGCGCGTCGACGACGGAAGCGGCGACGGACCAAGACCCCTGGGCCGAACCCGGCCCCCTGCTGCCGCTGGTGTTCGACGGTATTCCCAACAGCTCGACCTGGAACCAGGAATCGTTCGACGGCGGGCTGGTTTCGCCGATGAGCGTGATCCAGCCGCCGCCGCCGACCAGCAGCCTGCCCGATCTCAACGTGTACCTGAGCAACTGGCTGCTCGGCAACGACTACCAGGCCTGCGGCCTGCTCGGCAGCGACTGCCTGACCATCGACCGGGCCAACTTCAATTACTCCTACCTGTCGCTGATCCTCAACCTGATCCAGGCGCCCAATGTCGCCGACCTCGACGGCAACCAGCCGGCCGACCATCTGACCCTGATCGGCAGCGTGCATTCCGACAGCTACATCCAGTTCCAGGACAGCAACTACTTCGGCAACAACAACAATCCCTCCTGCGTGATAATCGGCCTGGCCTGCACCTGGCGCACGAATCCGGCGCAGAACAACCAGGTCATCATCGGCGACGGCAGCTACGCCAACGGCTCCAACACCGTGGTCTTGGGCACCAATGCGCGCCACCAGTTGCCGACCGTCAGCGCCGCCTCGGCCGGCTTCACCGGCGGCCCCGACACCAACTACGCCGCGCGCCTGGGCAATTCGGTGGTGATCGGCGACAACAGCTTCGGCAATGCCGACCGCCAGACCGTGCTCGGCTTCGGCGCGACCTCCACCCACGCCAACAGCGTCGCGCTCGGCGCCGGTTCGTCGACCGTGATCGGCGCCCAGACCGGCTATATCGCGTTCGGCCTGGCCGCGCCGCAGAACTCCGCGGGCGAGGTCTCGGTCGGCGCGCCCGGCGCGACGCGCAAGCTGACCAACGTCGCCGCCGGCAGCGTCGGCACCGACGCGGTCAACCTCGCCCAATTGCAGGGGGCGTTGGCTGGCGCCGTCGCCGATCCGTTCGCGGTCAAGTACGACGATCTCGGCGGTGCGCCGGATCTGCAGAACGTCACCCTGCAGGGCGCCGGCGGCACGACCGTCGCCAACCTGCGCGCCGGCGCGATCAATTCCTCCAGCACCCAGGCGGTCAACGGCTCGCAGTTGTTCGCGATCAGCCAGTCCAATGCCCAGCGCCTCGGCGCGGGCGCCGCCGTGGCCGCCGACGGCACGGTCACTGCGCCGAACTACCTCGTCGCCGGGACCGGCTACGACAATGTCGGCTCTGCGCTGGCCGCGCTGGACAACGGCCTGGCCGCCGCCGACGCGTTCGCGGTGCGATACGACGACGACGGCAGCGGCAATCCCGATTACGCCCACGTCACCCTGCGCGGTCCGGCCGGGGTCGGCAGCGTGCTCGACAACCTCGCCGCCGGCCAGATCGCCGCCGGCAGCCTGCAAGCGGTCAACGGCGGACAATTGTTCGGCGTCGGCGGCTCCATCGCCACCGTGTTCGGCGGCGGCGCCGCCTTCAACGCCGGCGGCAGCTTCACCGCGCCAAGCTACGTCATCGCCGGCAATCCCTACGACAACGTCGGCGACGCGCTCGCCGCCTTGAACAGCGGCCTGAGCACCGGCGACGCCTTCGCCGTGCAATACGACGACGACGGCAGCGGCACCCCCGATTACGGTTCGATCACCCTGCGCGGCCCGGCCGGGGTCGGCAGCGTGCTCGACAATCTCGCCGCCGGCCAGATCGCCGCCGGCAGCCTGCAGGGGGTCAACGGCGGACAGATCTTCGGCATCGGCGGCTCGATCGCCAATCTGTTCGGCGGCGGTGCGGTCTTCAACCCCGGCGGCACGTTCACCGCGCCCACCTACCTCATCGGCGGCAACACCTATACCGATGTCGGCGCCGCGCTCGCCGCCCTGAACAGCGGCCTGAGCAGCGGCAACGCCTTCGCCGTGCAGTACGACGACGACGGCAGCGGCAATCCGGACTACGGCTCGATCACCCTGCGCGGCCCGGCCGGCACCGGCAGCGTGCTCGACAATCTGGCCGGCGGCCAGATCGCCGCCGGCAGCTTGCAGGCGGTCAACGGCGGGCAGATCTTCGCCATGGGCAATTCCATCGCCTCGATCTTCGGCGGCGGCTCGCTGTTCGCCGGCGGCGTGTTCGGCGCGCCGAACTTCACCGTGCAAGGCGGCACCTACACCAATGTCGGCGCGGCCTTCGCCGCGGTCGACGCCAGCCTGACCCAGCTCAACACCCGCATCGATAACCTGCCCGGGCCGACCTCGCCCGAACCGCGGCTGGCGATCGACGGGACCGGCAATGCCTCGGTCGGCGCCGGCACCCGCGCGATCGCCGCCGGCGCCAGCGCCCACGCCGGCGGCCGCCACGCGGTCGCGGTCGGCGGCGACGCTTATGCCGCCGGCGACAACGACACCGCGATCGGCGGCAATGCCCGGGTCGAGGCCGACGGCAGCACCGCGCTCGGCGCCAACAGCAGCATCGCCGCCGGCGCGACCAATGCCGTGGCGGTCGGCGAAAGCGCCAGCGCGACCGCTTCCGGTGCGGTCGCGCTCGGCCAGGGCGCGGTCGCCGACCGCGCCAACACGGTGTCGGTCGGCAATGCCGGCCAGCAGCGCCAGGTGGTCAATGTCGCCGCCGGCACGCAGGACCACGATGCGGTCAACCTCGCCCAGTTGCGCGCCTCGCAAAGCGGCACGGTGCGCTACGACACCCACGTGGACGGCAGCGTCAACACCACCCAGGTCACGCTCAACAACGGCGGCGCGCCGGTGACCATCCGCAACGTCCGCGCGGGCACCCACAACAGCGACGCAGTCAACGTGCAACAGCTCAACGAAGGCATCAACCGCGCGATCAACACCTCCAACCAATACACCGACAACTGGGGCATCACCCTGCGCCGCGAGATCGGGCAGCTCGACGACAAGGCCAGCGCCGGGGTCGCCTCGGCGATGGCGGTGGCCGGCCTGCCGCAGGCCTACGTGCCGGGCAAGAGCATGGCCGCGATCGCCGCCAGCTCCTTCCGCGGCGAAACCGGCTTCGCCATCGGCGTGTCGACCATCAGCGAGGACGGGCGCTACGTGTACAAGTTCTCCGGCAACAGCAATTCCGAAGGCGATGTCGGCGTGACCATCGGCGCCGGCGTCATGTGGTGA
- a CDS encoding glycerophosphodiester phosphodiesterase family protein, with amino-acid sequence MPHCFKLGRPFAALVWLAGAVFAGTPAVTEASPPAVSAAAPRPIVIAHRGASGYRPEHTLEAYRLAIAQGADFIEPDLVATRDGELVVRHENEISGTTDIAAHPEFAARKTTKTIDGEALTGWFTEDFTLAELKTLRAKERIPQIRPGNTRYDGQYQIATLREVIALARQESRDGRAIGIYPETKHPTWFAHEGRHLDGSPIGISLGQKLIDILVAEGFTDPRRVYIQSFEVANLIELKREIMPRAGVDLPLVQLYGDFERDRPYDVVYHLSRGEVPAARYRGLERAIPGGLSADTRYAALTEPAALAWMREHYASGLGPSKSSLLPRAPAPAGGAGLRTRNTGYVHPLLGRALALGLQVHPYTVRAEAPFLSQSASGVDQNALGEALQLYALGVQGLFIDQPDIGVAARDLFLQHSRLPDAGR; translated from the coding sequence ATGCCGCATTGCTTTAAGCTGGGCCGTCCGTTCGCCGCGCTGGTGTGGCTGGCCGGCGCCGTCTTTGCCGGAACCCCTGCCGTGACCGAGGCTTCGCCCCCTGCCGTGTCCGCCGCGGCGCCGCGCCCGATCGTGATCGCCCACCGCGGCGCCAGCGGCTATCGCCCCGAGCACACCCTGGAGGCCTACCGCCTGGCCATCGCCCAGGGCGCCGACTTCATCGAGCCCGACCTGGTCGCGACCCGCGACGGCGAACTGGTGGTGCGGCACGAGAACGAAATCTCCGGCACCACCGACATCGCCGCGCACCCCGAGTTCGCCGCCCGCAAGACCACCAAGACCATCGACGGCGAGGCGCTGACCGGGTGGTTCACCGAGGACTTCACTCTCGCCGAACTCAAGACCCTGCGCGCGAAAGAACGCATCCCGCAGATCCGCCCCGGCAATACCCGCTACGATGGCCAGTACCAGATCGCCACCCTGCGCGAGGTGATCGCCTTGGCCCGGCAGGAAAGCCGCGACGGCCGCGCGATCGGCATCTACCCCGAAACCAAGCACCCGACCTGGTTCGCCCACGAGGGCCGGCACCTGGACGGCTCGCCGATCGGCATCAGCCTGGGGCAGAAATTGATCGACATCCTGGTCGCGGAAGGTTTCACCGATCCGCGCCGGGTCTATATCCAGAGCTTCGAAGTCGCCAACCTGATCGAACTCAAGCGCGAGATCATGCCGCGCGCCGGCGTCGATCTGCCGCTGGTGCAGTTGTACGGCGACTTCGAGCGCGACCGGCCCTACGACGTGGTCTATCACCTGAGCCGCGGCGAAGTCCCGGCGGCGCGCTACCGCGGCTTGGAGCGCGCGATCCCCGGGGGCCTGAGCGCCGACACCCGCTACGCCGCATTGACCGAGCCTGCGGCGCTGGCCTGGATGCGCGAGCACTACGCCAGCGGCCTGGGGCCGTCCAAGAGCAGTCTGCTGCCGCGCGCGCCGGCGCCGGCGGGTGGGGCCGGGCTGAGGACCCGCAACACCGGCTACGTGCATCCGCTGCTCGGGCGCGCGCTGGCGCTGGGCTTGCAGGTGCACCCCTATACCGTGCGCGCCGAGGCGCCGTTCCTGAGCCAGAGCGCCAGCGGCGTCGACCAGAACGCGCTCGGCGAAGCGCTGCAACTGTATGCGCTGGGCGTGCAGGGCTTGTTCATCGATCAGCCCGATATCGGCGTCGCCGCGCGCGACCTGTTCCTGCAGCACAGCCGGTTGCCGGACGCCGGCCGATGA
- a CDS encoding VOC family protein, with the protein MSATDVPSVAPPSAARFVPMLHVASVMRAARFYAAFDFAIGEVHREPSCDDPDRDEPVWAWLGSAAGAELMLVRADAPVDASAQGVLFYVYCDDVAAMRERTLAAGIDAGEIAYPFYRPRGEFRVQDPDGYVLMVTHQD; encoded by the coding sequence ATGTCCGCCACCGACGTCCCGTCCGTCGCGCCGCCGAGCGCGGCGCGCTTCGTGCCGATGCTGCACGTCGCCAGCGTGATGCGCGCGGCGCGGTTCTACGCCGCGTTCGACTTCGCGATCGGCGAGGTCCATCGCGAACCGTCCTGCGACGATCCGGACCGCGACGAGCCGGTCTGGGCCTGGCTGGGCAGCGCGGCCGGCGCCGAACTGATGCTGGTGCGGGCCGATGCGCCGGTGGACGCCTCCGCCCAGGGCGTGCTGTTCTATGTCTACTGCGACGACGTCGCGGCGATGCGCGAGCGCACGCTCGCGGCCGGCATCGATGCCGGCGAAATCGCTTATCCGTTCTACCGCCCGCGCGGCGAATTCCGGGTCCAGGATCCGGACGGCTACGTGCTGATGGTCACCCATCAGGACTGA